In Vulpes lagopus strain Blue_001 chromosome 4, ASM1834538v1, whole genome shotgun sequence, the DNA window GGTATTTCCAGTTGTTCTCCCATTTGGCTTCATCAATTTCGTCTCCTCGAAGTGTGTGTGCATCCCCTTTCCCTCACATCTGGCCAACCCTTGGCACTCTGATGAATGGGAAATGCTATCTCCTTActtttttgatttgcatttttcttattctagCCCTGAGGGCTTAACTTTAGTTTATTGCACACTCTGCTTCCTCATCGGTGAGTTGCCTTGCTATTACGGTAACAGATTTTCCTTCCTGCCTAAGCTGGCTGAGTGAGGAAGCTTGACTATTTGTAGGTCAAAGCTGCCTGGCTGGAACAGCCAGCCCTGAGGCTGCAGGCTCTACATTCAGGGCCAAGAGATGATCCATCCTTAAGATCACCCCTCACAAGTTCTGAGCCCCGCAAGCCTGCTGACTTTTCCCAGCTACGGTGGTACCCCGTGGCCACCCTGAAGCCACCACACCTGGATCAGTCATTCCCAGCGTTACTATGATTCCCTTTATCTCCGGGCAGGGCCATAACCCCACAGACTGAGGCCCTAGGACTGTAGTAGGGCAAAATCAATGCCAACCCTTGGATAAATTTGCATTCATGTGCAGTCATCTCACGCAAGGTAGTTTATCAACACGTGCAAAGACTTTGCCATGAAAATGCTTGCCACAGTGTCATTTATaattgcaaaaggaaaaagaaaaaaaaagaaagaaaccatcaaaTGTCTCTAAATGTCCAACATCAGAGTCTAGGTAAGGAATGGTACATCCCTCCACAGAACCTACTTTGAAGTTGGCCAAGGTCGTATTGCAGAAGCGTACAAGGAATGATGTTCAGGGGTCTTGACTTGGGGTTCGTGGACTCCCGAGGAGATGCTTCTGGAAAGGAGTTGGCATCACCTGAGATGCTCATGGAAGCATCCTGAGCCCCACTCCAGCCCGACAGAACCTGAACTTCTGGCTGTGAAGGCAGGAATCCTAATAGACTCCCACATGCTAAAGGATGAGAATCAATGCCATGGGGGTGCTAAAATCGTTAAGAAACATGCTGGTGTATTTAAGAGAAGAGGAAACTAGCTACATGCGAATTcaatacatataaaaacaatCCTATTCATGTGtatgtgcctatgtgtgtgtgtgtgcgggtgtgtgtgtACAATAGGTACTGAGGtaccaaaaacaaacagcaaTTACTGCTAGATTAGTTTTTCAAGGCATTATTAACCTTTGGGACCAGCCAATGCTTTGCTGTGGGTAccatcctgtgcattgtaggatattgGGCAACATCCCTGCTGTCTTCCCACTAGGTGCCTGCAACACCCCAAGtagttacaataaaaaaaatgtctccagactttgccaaatgtctcctgggggaCGAGAGGCCCCAGGCTGAAAACCACCACCCTAAGAAGAAGGCATGATAGACACTCTTTTACTTTTAGTTTATCTGCCCAttgtgtttagtttttttctggaaagaacaTCAAGTATTTTAGTCGTGTAAAAAATCTGGTGCTTCTTAATGCACCATTGCCTGTGCtgtcaaaaaataacaaaaacaaaaccactcagatgaaaagatgttcacaTTAGCATTTATGGTTAAGTAAACTAATTTTATTATGATCTTGCAATAATTATGGCAAAACACATACAAAGGCATTCCAAATGTCACTATTCCTTGAGAggctttaaaatctttataaccTTTGGAACAGCATCCTGATTTTAAGTATTTGTCTTATAGAAGCAATTATACAGGAAATGCTTTACAAGGATAGTTGATTCTTGCAGAGTCCCTTATAAAAACCAAAAAGTATAAACCTTCTAAAACCAACAATAGGAAACTATCTATGGCACATCCATTTGGTAGAGATCAAAATGATATGTACTAAGAGTTTGGAACAATGTGTAGAAAAGGTTTATACTCTATTGTTAAGTGGAGGGAAGTGGATATAAAATCAAATTTGTCACATCATCACTAGCAAGTATAAcaatgataacaacaacaaaaagaatccTGTGCAGGCACACAACTAAGAGAAATACGAGGTGAGAAAAAGTGATTGTCCATTGAGCAATGGCAGCCGAGATGGTCTTTCTCTCTACCCTTCTAAAATGTCCCCATTTTCTGTAATAAGCATGTATATAtttacagtgagagagagaatagtaaaaatttgttgaaaaactCAAGATGATCACAAAAATGTGCCAAAATTTCAGTAAGAAAGACGTCTCCATATTGACCTATGTGCTAATTTCCATCCAGTtgataaaaaataactttgttcAAAAACTCACACATATTCAGAAAGTACAATGTGAACCAAACATGACTGTATCTACATTGATCAGCCCTGGCAAAGATAAAACGTACAACTCAGATGGTCAGCGAAAGTTATAggtagtagtaaaaaaaaaaaaaagaaagaaaaagaaagttataggTAGTAACATGAtaacagaaaacaattttttgaaaaacaaactggATAATCTTTTCTCCCGACCGGAGATCACATTCTCCTAAGACAAAGGATCGCATTTGAAAGGAGATAATAATTGGGGTTTTATTAGAACGAAGAGCCAGGCCAGATTTCAGCCGCCTCCACGATGCGCATCTAACTTGCTTCCATTCATCCGGGACAGCCGATCCCAGCTCCCGGGAAGAACGAAGAACGATCGGAAGAACGAAGAACGATCGGGTGCAGACAAAGGCAGCGCTCTTGCATTTGTCAGGCAATGTTTGCCAGGCCTGGCCCTTCCCAGGTGGCCCCGGTGAATTCTCTTGTTAGGTCACTCCTCGGGCTTTGAGGTGGACGCAGACTATATCTTACCATAGACCTCAAAGAGAGAGGCAGCTGCATGCATTcggtagaaaatagaaaaaggcaTGGCCAGGTTGACCACAATTATCCAAGGTTCAAAGCCAAAGACAATTTCCTCCAATCCGTTGTCGTACTCAGGGCGGCAGCCAAAGGCGGGAGGAATCCAAAGCTGCAAGAGAAGAGGAGCTCGTGCCAATAGCAGCCTCAGAAGCCCCGCACAGCTCCCAGGCGCTGGCCTGGACTTGGGGACACAGAGTCACCCCTGTCTCTGCTCCGCATTTCACGTCTCCACGGAGCCCGTCAAATCCACGCAGCCCGCCTGACCCTTCTCTCCCCCTTGGCCCCATCCTGAGCAAATGCCATTCACACCCGCCTGATTCTCTCCAGCCCCACAGCCCTCACCTTGGTCGGGTCCTCAGTATCCCCTACCTGATCTGCCACCATGCCTCCACGTGCCCGCCCCCGGCCCGTGCCAACAGCAGACACCTTCCATCTGCTCCTGACCCCACTGTGAGAGTGATCTTTGTAAAGCACACATCTGACCCGTCACTCGCCTGCTTGTCACTCTCCAGCGGCTCCCTTGGCCTTCCGGAGAAAGTCCAAATTCCCCAGTGACCTGTCCACGTCTCCACGTCCCTCACCAGGCCCTTCACTCCAGCCTCTGAAGGCCAGATGTTCCTTTCTCCCCCAACTCTTCAGGCTTCACTTGAGCCTCTTCCTGTATCATGGGCTCCCTGTCTCCCTTTGACGGAATCCTACCATCTTCCAAGTCCTGAGACACCActccttccaggaagccctccttgatCTAACTAGTCTGGGTAGGAACTCCTATGCGTTCCCACAGCCCCCAGTGTTCTCCTCAGCAGAGGTCCCAGTTTATCTCACCACACCGCCTTCACACACCAACATGGGTGCTCAGAGATCCCAGCCACATGGGCCTGGGCCGGTGGGTTCCACAGTCTCCTTTCTGGCTTGACTTAGAGAGACAGCCCAGGAccagcccacctccccccccccccgcccccccatcagGGGAGAGGAGCTTTGAAGCCACTCCCGGGCTTGTGGCACTTACAGACTCTCCTTTAACCCCTCCGAGCCCTCAGTCTCCCCATAGGTAAGATGGGAACACTGACACCTATTTCCCATGGCTCAGATGAGAATAAAATCCCACCTATGTTTGCAAAACCAAAAGCCATAACCTATTGTCACTGCTGCTCGTGGAAACCACACACTGGTCACCCCTTGGTCTCCCTGTCCCgggtcctcctccctccacccctgcacgGTGGCAGGCAGCCTCTCGTGTGACATCCCCCACCACCAATCCCACCTTCTGGAAGTCACATCCTTGTGGAGTCCCCTCCCCGTGGTCCAGGCTAAGCCTAGTGACTCGCCTCTAACATCAGAATATGACAGAAGTCATGAGGTGTCACTTCTGAGACTAGGTGCCCAAAGGAGTGTGGAGTCCACCCTGTTCACATCCACCTGCAGGAGAGGAAGCCGGCCGCCCTATTGTGTGCTACCCCATGGCCAGGTGCAGAGGGAGGCCTCAGCCCGGCAGCCGCAAGGAACTCACACCCTCGGCCCAACAACCCACCCGGAACAGAATCCTGCCACCAGCCACGTAGGCAGGTTTGGAAAGATCCCCCCGCATCAGCTCTGCGGCCCCAGTGGGCTGTTTCCTGCCAGTGAGAGACCCAGGCTGAGGCACGAGCTAAGCCGCGTTGGACGCCTGACCACAGACACCTTGACAGAACAAAGACCTGCTGTTCAAGCCGGAGCGTGGGGTAATTTCTTATGCAGCAGGAGCTAACTGATACCGGCTCTCCATGCAGGTGTTAGCTCGTATCCCCGCCCCACTGCACTCTCAGGCTCTGCCTCTcagggctcctccctcccctctggctgtGTCTTCCTGGCTCCTCCTTGGCTCGGCCTCCCAGGGTGGCTGGAGGACTCATCCTTgggtcctctcctctcctccacaaGTGACCCCTGGATGAGCTCACCCAACCTTGGCTGTAAATACCAACTATTGGCCGATGACTCCCCGGCCTGAATCACCTGCCTGCTCCACCCTCGAGGACCCCCTGGGCCAACTTGGTGTCCAACTTGTGTCTCAAACTGCCCCCCCTCGCCATTGACAACATCTTCCTCCCTGTTGCTGTCAAAACTCTAGGTGTCatccttgttttccttctcacCCTCAAAACCCTCCACCTGCCACCCAGCCCATCAGTGAGGCTGGAGGACTGAGCCTCCACGACGCCCTGGCAGCTGTGCAGCCATTTCTGCCCCTGAGCACCTGCCAGGCCaccactccccactcccacccgGACCATCGCAGCAGCCTCCTTCCCGCCTTCTGGCTTACGCAACACCCCGCACATGTCCGTTCACCGCTCAGCTGTCAGGCTAGTTTCTTATGTCAGTAAGATCACGTCCCCACAAGTCTTCATAGAGTGCTTAAAATGAAATCTACCCCCTACCTGAGATGATAAAGCCCTCTTTCTGCCTGCTGATCCCTCACCAACCCCCTAACCCCACTGCCCGGATGTCCCACACGCCCAGGGCCCCAGTCACATGGCCCATCACCCTTTTCCTCAAATGAAACAAGCTCCTCCCTTGCGGCCGGCCTTGGATGTTTTCTGGAACCCTCACTGCCAGCTGCTCCCTGCCTGTTGGCACCCAGCCCCGATGTCACCACCTAAGAAAGCCCCTCCCACCAACTTGGGCCTTCAGACCTGAAACAGCCGCCAAGCGCTACCTCACAGCCTCTCTGCTCATTCTCTACAGAGCACACATCACTATAAGGTGTGTCCTGCTTGGCTGCTTGTTGCCAGCCCTTCCACATGGCTTGCAAGCCCCAAGACCGGGAAGAAGGCCAGACCCCGGTCACATTGCCCCCCATCGCTCATAGCCATGCTGGCTCTTGGTAGACACCCAGTGGATCTATCTtcaggacagagagggagggagggcaggaaggaaggagaaaggaaaggagggaagataGGGCAGAGACAGGAAGGACAGAGAGCGACCCTCCTAAAATCCAGATCTTTATGTCTGCTGTCAAGTTGGCTGGAGATCTTGCTCCTCACCCCATTAGGAGGTGGGTCTATGTCCCCTTCCCTTGAATCTGAGGGAAGCTGTCACTGCATGACCCATAAAATGGGGCAGAACTGATGCCACACAGCATCCACACCCAGGCTGGAAGAGACTGGCACTTCCAGTCTCCCAGCAGGTTGGCTCCAGGCCCCTGAGCTGCCACATAAGAAGCCCTGAGACCCCCTCTCTCCATGCTGGAGAGGCCAGGTGTAGATACTGCAGCCAAGCGTCCTGCCAAGCCCTcccggccacccccaccccagtcaccAGATCTTGGATCCTCCAGTCCAGTCCTCCCACCAGCCTCAGTTGATACTGTGAGGAACAGGAGAATTTCCCAGCCAAGCTCTGCCAGCATCTCTAACCCCAAGGTCATAAGACCTAATCAAACagctgttttttgttgttatttttgttttgtttttttagagagggagagattgcGGAGGGGGGGGGTAGTtctttagagaaggagagagatggaaGGTAGTTctctagagagggagagagagaatcccaagcaggctccacacccagtatggagcccaatgggggctcaatcccatgaccctgagatcatgacccaagctgaaaccaagagcccgatgcttaaccaattgagccacccaagtgccccaaacaGCCATTGTTTTTGTCCTACATCTGGGGTCATTTGTCATGCAGCAGTGGGAAACCAAAACATCGGCCTGTTGGCCACGtccacctgggtgtctcagaggCACCTCCCAAATGCACACGACCAGTTCTAAACTCAGGGGCTTCCTTTCATGCTGAGCCCCTCCCTGAGCCTACCTCCCCGTCTGAGTCCCCACTCTCCATGAATGGCGTCAGCGTCTCCCCAGGAGCTCAAGTCAGACATTCCCCGCCCCCCACTTCACACACTACCACAGGGCTGTCCCTggggacattatgctgagtgagataagccGGTCACCAAGAGAAATCCCTTGTGATCGTACTTACGTGAGCTGGGTGGAGATAGGaggtagggtggggggtgggggtacggGGGGCTGTTTCCTGGCTACCAATTGCAGTTTGCAAGGTGGAGAGGTTTCAGACACGGGTGGGGCAGTGGCTGCACAAGAGTGCAGAAGGACTGCCCGCTACAGAACTGTATGcgttaaatggttaaaatggtaaattttatgttatgtgttagttattacaatttaaaattaagctggattaaaaagaaaagaagcacgAATCAGATCCTGTCCCTACCGTGAACCCCTCCGATGGCTTCCTGCTGTGTTCAGTCTTCTGTCCTGGCTGTGGCCGTGGCTCCGCGTGGTGTGCCCGGGGCCTCTCCCGCGTCCTTCCCTTGCTCACCCTTGCTCACCTGTGGGTCTCCCTTCCTGCTGCTGGAGCGCTTCCAGCACGTCGTGCCTGGCTCTGCATCCCCCTGTGCCTGTCATTTCTGCCCAGACTTCCCCTACCCTCACCCACCACCCTCTCCCAGAAGAGGCCCTCCGAGCCCCCTGTGTTCCCACCGCACCCTAAATTCCATCGTCCCCCCTCCACCCTTCTATGCCCACTGCTGCTGTCCCcacacagatgtgcacacagGCCTGAAGCCACAGCTTCTGTGCCTGCACTGGTCCCAGAGCAGAGCAGATGCCCTCCCATGGGATCAACCGCAGGTCTGCAAGTGCTGTCCATGGAGTTGGCTGAGGGCGCCCTGGCCATCACCCTGCAACGATTTCTGGCCTCTGGATCACTCCCAAGTGAACAGAGGCAGGACCTGGGGACATCAGGGGTGGAGCGCAGAGATGAAGAGCCAACACGTGTCCCcctcctgggacagagccctgagtCTGGCCTCTGGGTCCCAACAGACCATCAGTTGCCACTTGATTCTATTATTGCACCGCTGTTCTTGTTCAAGCTCGTCTAAAAACGCAAGCCAAGTGTCTCACCAGCGGTCAAGCAAGAGCCCATGGGGAGAGTGGCTTTACTGAACTTGCTGAAAAGAGATCTATCATCCCTCTCGGTGTGTACAAAAACAATACACGGTAGGGAAATTCTGGAACCAGCTCTGACTCTATCCGATGAGCTGAGAGACAAGCCTGGGATACGAGCCTCACATAAAACAAGCCGCGCTGCAGTCACTCATCTCCGTCTCTCTTGTTTCCCTGATTAACTCCTCCATTCACTGCTGTGCCCACACAGTGCCCAGGATACAGCAGCTGCTCCGTAAACATCTGTCCCTTCTGGGACCCCCTTCTTCCTTCAGAGCTCCTTGTAACTCTCTGCCGACCTGGAGGGGGACCGAGGTCCAGAGGACCCAAAGCAAGAATCAAATTTGATTGGCAGACATGTGGCCATTTCAGCTTCAGACAGACTGTATCAACTTCTTGGCCTTAGAGTGGTATCAAAATCTGCAGTCGCTGGGCATGCACCCCATGAAATCAGGAGGAAAAAGCTCAAAAGCCAGTGACTGACGGGAAACAGTAGCTGGCAGCAGAGAGCTGACCGTGACAACAGGCAGGTGCCCTGGATGGGGCGTCCCCGCCATCCCACCAGCCACGGTCATTGTGAGGCTTGTGTGGTGCCAGAGGCCACCCGCCTTCCTTTCTGCCAAgccctgccttcctctgtgagtcTCTAGAACAAATCCTGACAACACACAGTGCCTtttgctcctttctcttctctccatccctaCAGCCACTGCCCTGGCTCAAGTTCCCAACATTTCCCATCCAGGCAGATGCAGGGCTTCTGTTTGGGTGTCCCGGCCCTTGGTTTTCACACTCTCCAGCCTCCTCACACCAGCTGCTAAGGGGATCGTTCCACAGCACAAACCGAGGTCCTCTATTGCCTGCAGCATAAAGACCAGACTCGGCCAGGCTTACGAAGTTCGCTCAAGCCAGACCCACTAACTGGACCCgccttcctctttccctgcaCTTCTTGATGTGTATGGAATTCATGCTAAAGTGCTCGCTGCTTCCAAAATAGGTCATGGTGTCTTCTGCTTCTGTGTCTGAATATTATGTGCCCTTTGCCCCAAGTGCTTTTGCTTGCCTTGGCCACCTGGTAAACTTCCAGCCATTTCTTGACTCTGAGGCAGCCAAAACCAAGTTACTCTACATCTTCTATGTTGCCACTTCCCATCAGAGGCTGGAAGGCAAAACTTCCACTTCCCCAGTCTCTCTTGCAGCTAGGGGTGGCCATGCGAAAGCCACTGCCTGGCACTAGTACTTCTCTCCTTCATGTTGTAAGCCCAGACATGATGTTTGGTGCTGCTGCAGCCACCTTATGACCACATGGCAACAAGCACCGCACTAAGTGGGGTCGAGTGGAAAGATGAACAGTACCTGGATCCTTGATGATAGGGTTCAACTACCAGGCCAACCCCAAGCAGCCAAACTTCAGAATTCTTACCTTTAAGACTGAAGATACTACTGGCCAAGCTTTCTATTCTTTGCAGCCTAAAGCACTGCTAAGTGAGACTGGCCCTCACCTCAAGCATGCCCAACTCATTGAAGTCCCTCCTTAGATCCATGCTCCCATTACACCTTGCACATCCTTATCACAATGCTTGCCCTACTCACTATTTTTCCCTTGTGTCCCTCCTCCCTATACTGTGACCTCTCTGGAAGAGACTGTTGGGGAAGGTCATCAAGAAGACATGACTGCCTATTGACCCCTGAGCTGGACCGGGGCACTCAGAGGCTCCTCATCCCCATCCCTTtgtccttggaatgtgggttCTGCTTGCCTTTTTCACTCCTAGGGGCTGCTGCAAGGACACAGTCCTGAAATAACCATGTGGTGTTGAGAACACCTGCATGGTATATGTGACCAAACTTGGTTAAGGCCTCTCTCTACATATAAACTTTCACAGTTTGGCAGGCAGGTGCACAGATCCACTTGTCTTACTGCTGCCTAAGACAGGCCTCGTATGTAAGTTCCCTTTGGTTATGAAAACCGTCGCCTACGAAGCTGGAGTGGCTTGCCTCTCTCTGCTGTctccacgggggtgggggggtgtttcAGATCACACCTAGGAAGGTGGCTAACCTACAGACATTGAGTCTTCTCAGCTGCAATCTTCGGCCccgaccccagcccccagcacacaGCAGTACTCACTAAGTGGATTTATAGAACAGAGGCCCTCACTCCAGTCTCATTTTTAACTTTACGCTTAAGTCATTTTGATAATAAGCTGCCTTCATTCCTTATttgaaaaaagcaaggaaaataggttggtcatttttaagttaaataactTAATGCAGATTACCGAGATATTGCAGAGGAACAAAAAGGCTGTGATATTCCTCAACACTCTTCTCTTGGCATCACCCCGCAGGAAATGAGGGCggcagcctgggcctggggtccCTTCCtggctcccctcctctccctccctgtcacAGGCTTCTCTCAGATGTGTATTTCCATTGACTGTATGTGGCATGTCACTGCCCAGGGAAGCCACGTCCTCGGCCACAGCTCCGCTCTTGAGGCAGGAAGAGGCAAGGGATACGGTATTGCCGTTGCAGACTGTGACCACCCGCAGGGTTCTGATGTCTTCGGAGAGCTTCTCTGGCTCTCGGTGAATGGACTCGATGATGAAGAGGTTCTGGATGTACTTCTCGACAATCACCAGGATGGAGTAGGGCAGGTTGAACCAGGTGTAGGGGGGACAGGCTTCAGCACAGAGGATGGCCAGGATGGACCCCCAGGAGAtgagccaggagccagaggcAGTGCCCACCAAGAGGTCCGCGTCCAGTTTGCGGGCCGGGTTTCTGGACTCATCTAGTGATCTCTCGTCTATCCTGTAAATCCGGATTCCAAGCAGCCCGGCGGCCCCCATGAGCATCAGCAAGGCGATGGCATACAGGTAGAACATGATGAGTGCCGACTCGCTCTTGGTTTTGGAGCGCCCAATCTGAATCAGATAGACCACCACGACCCCAATCGTGGCAGCCAGCACGGTCAGGCCCAGGACCGAGCCTGCCATGACCCCGGGGAACTTAAACTGCATGTTGTGGTTCTGTTGACTGTCCACATTGCGCCCAATGTTCTTCCACAGGACGTAGAGCATCGTGGAAGCCAGGATCTGGTACTCTATGTTGAAGGGGTAGAGGTAGTAGATCCCCTGCGAGATGGCAGAGCAGAACGTCGGGGGCGAGCAGTTGCACGGAGGCGTGTGGTCATCCAAGACTGGAGGCAAGAGGGACATGCGTGTGAGGGCGGTCAGCATGGTCAGTGGGCAAGTGGGCAACACACAGGAGTATTTTCACCAAGGATTCGCACGTGGGTTTTCCCATCGGATTAAAGCTCTGTTTTGTGGCTTATTGCCATGTTTAAGATCACCactagaaagggaggtgggcggggggttggagtgactggatgatgggcactgaggggggcacttggcgggatgagcactgggtattatgctaagttggcaagttgaactccaataataaaaaaaattaaaaaaaataagatcaccACTAAATTGACAGCCACAAACATCCCCCAAAGAGTACTAGCTGCAGGAATCCTATTTTATCCCTACATCAGCCCCTATGAACAGTATTGTGGGAATTTATTTAGCATATAAAGATGTTCACAAGATTTTGCTGAACCAAAGAGGCTGGCTAAAGAGGATAGagtataattcctttttttaaaagattttatttatttattcatgggagacacaaagagagagagtcagagacacaggcagagggagaatcaggctccatgcagggagcccgatatgggactcaatcctggaactccaggatcacgccctgggctgaaggcagatgctcaaccgttaagccacccaggcgcccttgatTCCACTTTTTACAAactat includes these proteins:
- the OTOP1 gene encoding proton channel OTOP1; translated protein: MPEGQGAPPSPRAARSAPARVSAGPATRPSPRLPARGSAGRPESPEPPEPPEPPEPPRGRRGAVRAGVPQKLAEALSSQYGLIVFVAGLLLLLAWAVHASGVGKSHLLCLLTALMLLQLLWMLWYVHRSAAHRRLIRPKDTHAGARWLRGSITLFAAITIILGCLKVGYFVGFAECLSATEGVFPVTHAVHTLLQVYFLWGHAKDVIQSFKTLERFGVIHSVFTNLLLWTNGVLNESKHQLNEHKERLITLGFGNITIVLDDHTPPCNCSPPTFCSAISQGIYYLYPFNIEYQILASTMLYVLWKNIGRNVDSQQNHNMQFKFPGVMAGSVLGLTVLAATIGVVVVYLIQIGRSKTKSESALIMFYLYAIALLMLMGAAGLLGIRIYRIDERSLDESRNPARKLDADLLVGTASGSWLISWGSILAILCAEACPPYTWFNLPYSILVIVEKYIQNLFIIESIHREPEKLSEDIRTLRVVTVCNGNTVSLASSCLKSGAVAEDVASLGSDMPHTVNGNTHLREACDREGEEGSQEGTPGPGCRPHFLRGDAKRRVLRNITAFLFLCNISLWIPPAFGCRPEYDNGLEEIVFGFEPWIIVVNLAMPFSIFYRMHAAASLFEVYGKI